The window TGCTGGCCGGCGTGGGGGGAATCGACGTCGCCATGCTGGTCGTGGCGGCCGACGAGGGCGTCATGCCGCAAACCCGTGAGCACCTGGCCATCTGCTCGCTGCTTCACATCAAGACCGGACTGGTGGTCCTCACCAAGGCCGACCTGGTCGAGGCCGACTGGCTCGAGCTGGTCCGCGACGACGTGGCCACGCTGGTGCACGGGACCTTCCTGGACGGCGCTCCCCTCCTGGCCGTGTCCGCCAAAACCGGCGCGGGCCTGCCCGAGCTCCGGACGACGCTGGGGCAGATTGCCACGACGGTGTCGCCCCGACGGGTCGACGAGCTCCCCCGCCTGCCCGTCGACCGCGTCTTCACCGTGAAAGGATTCGGCACGGTGGTGACCGGCACGCTGATGGCGGGGCGACTGGCGGTGGACGACCGGGTCGAGATCTACCCGAAGGGGCTCAACGCCAAGATCCGCGGGCTACAGACTCACGGCCGGTCCGTGACGGAGGCCCGGGCCGGCCAGCGGACAGCCGTCAACTTCCAGGGTATCGAGCGGGCGGCCGTGGAGCGTGGTGACGTGGTCGGTCTCGCTGGAACGCTCGTCCCATCGCGCCTGGTCGATGGGACGCTGGAGCTGCTGGCCGAGGCTCCGCGCCCCCTCAAGCTCCGGGACCGCGTCCGCTTTCACGCCGGGACGAGCGAGATCATGGCCCGCGTGCTCCTGGTCGGCCGGCCCGAGCTGCTTCCCGGCGAACGGGCCTTCGCCCGCTTACGTCTGGAGGCGCCCGTGGTCGCCGTGCCCGGCGATCGGTTCGTGGTCCGCTCCTACTCACCCATCGTCACGATCGGGGGCGGCACGCTGCTCGACGTGGACCCTCCCCGTTTCCGGCGCAAGGCCCCCTCCCTGCTCGCGCATCTCGCGCTGCTGGAGCGCGGCACCCCGGAAGAGGTGGCCGAGGAGCATGTGCGTCACGTGGGGACGGCCGGCGTGCGAGCCAGCGCGCTGGCCGGTCGGGCCCCTTTCGGCCCCGAGCAATTGCGACAGATCCTGGGCCGGCTCGAGGCCGAGCGTCGGGTCCTGGCCATCGAGCGCGACTGGTTCATCCATCCCGAGAGCTACGATCGGCTCCGCGACCTGGTCGTCGGGGCCCTCGAGCAGTTTCACCGTGCGAACCCGCTGCGTTCGGGCATGTCGCGCGAGGAGCTCAGAGGGCGCGCGGGGGCGCCGGACGAGCGCATCTTCGCCCACCTGCTGGCCGCGCTCGACGCGGAGGGCCGAGTACGGACCGAGCGCGACAAGGTCCGGCTGGGCTCCCACGTGGTCCGGCTGAGCCCGGACCAGCAGCGCTCCGTCGACCGGATCGAGCAGGAGTTTCTCAAGGCGGAGGCGGCCCCCCCGAGCCCGGAGGAGGCGCTCGGGCGGGCAGGCCTCAAGGGCGACGAGGAGCACGAGCTGTTCCAGTTGCTGGTGGCGGACCGGAAGCTCGTGCGGGTCAAGGAGTCGCTCTACTTCCACGCCTCGGCCCTGGACGCCATCCAGGACAAGGTCGTGAGCCTTCTGCGCGAGCGCAAGGAGATCGCGCCGGGAGACATCAAGGACCTGCTCGGTATCTCACGCAAGTACGCCATCCCGCTCCTGGAGCACCTGGACGCCCGCCGGGTCACGGCCCGGGTGGGGGAGAAGCGGGTCTTGCGGGGCGGGTAGGCGCGGGGTATGGTGGAGGCGCTGGAAAGGGGTGCGCTATGTTTGGGCTGGGCTACCAGGAACTCCTCATCATTCTGGTGATCGTGTTGATCCTCTTCGGAGCCAACCGGCTGCCGGAACTGGCGCGCTCGTTGGGGTCGAGTGTCAAGGAGTTCAAGAAGGGAGTGAACGAGGTCAAGGCGGAGGATTCGAGCGCCGCCACCAAGCGAGAAGAGGAGAAGCAGGCGTAACCCTACGGATCGGCGTCGACGTCGGCGGCACCCGCATCCGCGCCGGGGCCGTGACAGCCGACGGGGAAGTCGTCTCCCGGGTCGAGTGCCTCACCGAAGCTGAGCGCGGTCCCGCCGCCGTCCTCACCAGGCTCACCGAATCCATCGGCCAACTGCTCGCCTCGCATCCCTCTGTCGACGCCGTGGGCGTGGCGTGTGCGGGGCAGATCCATCCCGAGACCGGCACGGTGGTCTATGCGCCCAACCTGGGGTGGCACGACGTTCCCCTCGCCTCGGAGTTGCGGAAGAGGCTCGGGGTCCGGCTCACCGTGGAGAACGACGTCCGCGCCGCCGCCTGGGGCGAGTTCGCTCACGGTGCCGGGGCGGGCGCGCGGAGCCTCGTGGCCGTATTCGTGGGAACCGGCGTCGGCTCCGGCGCCGTGTTGAACGGCGCCATCTGGCGCGGCGCCGACAACGGGGCCGGTGAGGTCGGCCACACCCAGGTGGTGTGGGACGGCCTGCCGTGCCCGTGCAAGCAACGCGGCTGTCTGGAGCAGTACGTGTCGGGGAGCGGCTTTCAACGGCGCCTGAGGCTGGCCCTGGCCGCCGGCGTGCCGACCTGCCTGGCGGAGGCGACGCAGAGCGACCCCGCCCGGCTCACCGCTTCCATGGTGCAGGCCGCTGCCGAGGCCGGCGATCGCTTCGCAAGGGAGGTCTGGCAGGATGCCGAGCGGTTTCTCACGCTGGGCGTCGCCAACTACGTGACGCTGCTCAATCCCGAGGTCCTGGTGCTGGGCGGCGGTGTCATCGAGACGGTGCCCCGGCTCTTCCAGACGGTGAGCACCGGCGTCCCCCGGCTCACCACCATCCTGGCGCGCGGGCTGCGAATCGAGCGCGCGAAGCTCGGCGACTGGAGCGGTGTGATCGGCGTCGCCGCGCTCGCGTCGGAGGCCGCCTGACGGGCGGCCGGGCGCTTTGCTCCGACCTCGCGGTGGCGGCCACTCTGAGCGTGCTGACCGTGCTGTCCCGCCTGCCTTACCGGGCGCGCATGCTCTACAACTGGGACGCGGTGCAGTTCGCGCTCGCCCTGCAGGAATACGACGTGGCCAAGCACCAGCCACATCCGCCGGGCTACGTGCTCTACGTGGGGCTGGGCCGGCTGATCGACGCCTGGCTGAACGACCCGCCGGCCGCCTACGTGGTGCTGGCCGTGCTCTTCAGTGGGTTGACGACGTTCGTCGTCTACTATCTCGCCCTCGCCATCTACGGGCGCGCCACCGCGCTGGCGGCGGCGGCGCTCCTTGCCGTGAGCCCGCTCTTCTGGTTCTACGGCTCGGTCGGCTTGACGTATGCCGGTGAGGCGCTCGGCGCCTCGACGGTTGCCTACTTCGCGTTCCGATCGCTCCGGGGAAGTCGACACTACGCCTGGATAGGCGCCGCCTGCCTCGGGCTGGTCGGCGGGCTCCGGCAGTCCATCCTGGTCCTGTTGTTGCCGTTGTGGCTCGGCTCGGCGGCGATCGGCCCGCGGCGGGCGCGGGTGGTGGCCGTAGGGCTGGCCCTCCTCACCCTGGCCGTGCTCAGCTGGGCCCTGCCGATGATCTGGCTCACGGGTGGACTCGAACGTTACTTGACCGCGTCGGCCGACCTGGTCGCCGAGGTGATCACGCCGACATCGGTGATGGCCGGCCGGCTCGAGACGACGCTGCGGGTTTCGCGTCATCTGCTCGAGTCGGTGCTCGTGGGCCTGGGACCGCTGGCCCTGGCCGCCGGCCTGGTGCCCTGGTACATCCGGCGTCACGGCTGGCGGGAGCGTGAGTGGTTCCTGCTCGGCTGGGCGGCCACGCCGGTGGCGGTCTACACGCTCGTTCATTTCGGTCAGCCCGGCTACGTCCTGACCTTCCTTCCGGCGCTGGTCATCTTCCTGTCGCACGTCTTGATCACCGCGCTGGCCGGTGCCCAGGGCGCAGCTCATTCCCGCCGACGTGCGGTCGTCGCGATCGCTGCGGTGGTCGTGATCGTCCTCGTCAACGGCGCGTTCTTCGTCAGCGCGCGCCCGACCACCCGGGATTTCGAGCGCGCCGAGCCGGGCTGGGCGCGCATGGCCGAGGAGGACCTGTCCGACCGGGTTCTGAGCCACACGGCGGCAGCCCTCCGGGAGCACGAGGCGGTGCTGCAGACCTATGTGCGGGCCATCCGCGGTCTCTACCGCCCCGACGACACGCTGCTCATCACCGAGCTCGGCAACCCCCGGTCGTATCCCTGGCTGAGGCACGGCATGTACTACCTGCCCGAATATCCCATCTACGAGCTGCAATCGGGCGACCGGCCACCGGGCTTCTACGCGCCGCGGCTGGCCCGCGCG is drawn from Candidatus Methylomirabilota bacterium and contains these coding sequences:
- a CDS encoding ROK family protein, giving the protein MGVDVGGTRIRAGAVTADGEVVSRVECLTEAERGPAAVLTRLTESIGQLLASHPSVDAVGVACAGQIHPETGTVVYAPNLGWHDVPLASELRKRLGVRLTVENDVRAAAWGEFAHGAGAGARSLVAVFVGTGVGSGAVLNGAIWRGADNGAGEVGHTQVVWDGLPCPCKQRGCLEQYVSGSGFQRRLRLALAAGVPTCLAEATQSDPARLTASMVQAAAEAGDRFAREVWQDAERFLTLGVANYVTLLNPEVLVLGGGVIETVPRLFQTVSTGVPRLTTILARGLRIERAKLGDWSGVIGVAALASEAA
- the tatA gene encoding twin-arginine translocase TatA/TatE family subunit, which produces MFGLGYQELLIILVIVLILFGANRLPELARSLGSSVKEFKKGVNEVKAEDSSAATKREEEKQA
- the selB gene encoding selenocysteine-specific translation elongation factor, coding for MPKHVVVGTAGHIDHGKTALVKALTGIDTDRLPEEKARGITIDLGFAFLEEPGGLTIEIVDVPGHERFVKNMLAGVGGIDVAMLVVAADEGVMPQTREHLAICSLLHIKTGLVVLTKADLVEADWLELVRDDVATLVHGTFLDGAPLLAVSAKTGAGLPELRTTLGQIATTVSPRRVDELPRLPVDRVFTVKGFGTVVTGTLMAGRLAVDDRVEIYPKGLNAKIRGLQTHGRSVTEARAGQRTAVNFQGIERAAVERGDVVGLAGTLVPSRLVDGTLELLAEAPRPLKLRDRVRFHAGTSEIMARVLLVGRPELLPGERAFARLRLEAPVVAVPGDRFVVRSYSPIVTIGGGTLLDVDPPRFRRKAPSLLAHLALLERGTPEEVAEEHVRHVGTAGVRASALAGRAPFGPEQLRQILGRLEAERRVLAIERDWFIHPESYDRLRDLVVGALEQFHRANPLRSGMSREELRGRAGAPDERIFAHLLAALDAEGRVRTERDKVRLGSHVVRLSPDQQRSVDRIEQEFLKAEAAPPSPEEALGRAGLKGDEEHELFQLLVADRKLVRVKESLYFHASALDAIQDKVVSLLRERKEIAPGDIKDLLGISRKYAIPLLEHLDARRVTARVGEKRVLRGG